Proteins encoded within one genomic window of Corynebacterium aurimucosum:
- a CDS encoding class I SAM-dependent methyltransferase, which yields MPTWKEVTAANPAHSHNFARKWKTLRAQGKDIDGEARLIDAMSERHSRVLDAGCGSGRLGGELVKRGHTVVGVDVDPILIEHAVNDYPEARWEVGDLSEEEIPENNFDIAVAAGNVMTFIATEGREAALRNVFNALRPGGRFVVGFGEGRGWGFEDFLDLARSVGYRVDFIFASWDMKVFKENSTFMVAVLTRPGADLLG from the coding sequence ATGCCTACCTGGAAAGAAGTAACTGCAGCGAATCCCGCCCATTCCCACAACTTTGCACGGAAATGGAAGACGCTACGGGCCCAGGGCAAGGATATCGATGGGGAAGCCCGGCTTATCGACGCCATGAGTGAACGCCACTCCCGCGTTCTCGACGCCGGCTGCGGTTCCGGACGTCTTGGCGGTGAGTTGGTAAAACGCGGGCATACCGTCGTGGGCGTGGACGTCGATCCCATCTTGATCGAACATGCGGTCAACGATTATCCGGAGGCCCGCTGGGAGGTAGGTGATCTTTCCGAGGAGGAAATCCCCGAGAATAACTTCGACATCGCCGTGGCTGCGGGCAACGTCATGACTTTCATTGCTACCGAAGGGCGTGAGGCGGCCTTGCGCAATGTGTTTAACGCGCTACGCCCCGGCGGCCGCTTCGTCGTCGGTTTTGGCGAGGGCCGCGGCTGGGGCTTTGAGGACTTCCTCGACCTCGCTCGCTCAGTGGGTTATCGGGTCGATTTCATCTTTGCATCCTGGGACATGAAGGTCTTTAAGGAGAATTCCACCTTCATGGTGGCCGTGCTTACCCGCCCAGGCGCCGATCTGCTGGGCTAA
- the corA gene encoding magnesium/cobalt transporter CorA translates to MPSVPSPFKPRKKNTSDNNSPSFSVPVERAIEHCRVFIDGEALPGEFTPHSALQTVEEYGRGFVWVGLHEPLESQMTKVAAEFRIHELIVEDTVQAHQRPKLERYDDQLFVVARSVNYRDHDEVADKRQIISTGEIQMIIGDTFIITVRHSAKLPNLAYVIQDEQDLVEQGPISLAWKILDMMVDRYSEICRLIAIEVDELEEEIFTPNSLPNIDRIYMFKREILEMKHAIVPLSPALRAMVADHKDLIPKTIRSYLRDVNDHQLVVQDQVAGFDERLTSLIDASVAKINMQQNSDMRTISAVVGMWAAPTLVAGIYGMNFDVMPELHFPWGYYGAIGLMVLVVAGMWWWFRRNNWL, encoded by the coding sequence ATGCCATCTGTACCGTCACCATTCAAGCCACGCAAGAAAAACACTTCGGACAATAATTCGCCGAGTTTTTCTGTGCCTGTCGAGCGCGCCATTGAGCACTGCCGAGTGTTCATCGACGGCGAGGCACTGCCCGGTGAGTTCACCCCGCACAGCGCGCTGCAAACCGTGGAAGAATACGGCCGCGGCTTCGTGTGGGTAGGCCTGCATGAGCCCTTAGAGTCCCAGATGACGAAGGTGGCGGCTGAGTTCCGCATCCACGAACTCATCGTTGAAGACACGGTCCAGGCCCACCAGCGCCCGAAATTAGAGCGCTACGATGACCAGCTTTTTGTGGTGGCACGGTCGGTGAACTACCGTGACCACGACGAAGTGGCCGACAAGCGCCAGATCATTTCCACGGGTGAAATCCAAATGATCATCGGGGATACGTTCATCATCACGGTGCGCCACTCTGCCAAGTTGCCCAACTTAGCCTACGTGATTCAGGATGAACAGGACCTAGTTGAGCAGGGCCCCATATCGCTCGCGTGGAAGATTCTGGACATGATGGTGGACCGCTATTCGGAGATCTGCCGCCTCATCGCCATCGAGGTCGACGAACTAGAAGAAGAAATCTTCACCCCGAATTCGCTGCCCAACATTGACCGTATCTACATGTTTAAGCGAGAGATTCTGGAGATGAAGCACGCGATCGTGCCGCTCTCGCCGGCTTTGCGGGCGATGGTCGCAGACCACAAGGATCTCATTCCGAAGACGATTCGCTCCTATCTGCGCGATGTCAACGATCACCAGCTCGTCGTTCAAGACCAGGTGGCGGGCTTTGACGAGCGCTTGACCTCGCTTATCGATGCCTCCGTCGCCAAAATCAACATGCAGCAAAACTCCGACATGCGCACGATCTCTGCGGTGGTTGGCATGTGGGCCGCTCCGACGCTCGTGGCGGGTATCTACGGTATGAACTTTGATGTCATGCCGGAGCTGCATTTTCCTTGGGGCTATTACGGGGCAATTGGCCTCATGGTCTTGGTCGTGGCCGGAATGTGGTGGTGGTTCCGGCGCAATAACTGGCTGTAG
- a CDS encoding PaaI family thioesterase produces the protein MKHSEIFEKFVAVSQTRPLNAEELDLINSHPQGLAGLIGLRFTHISADEIRSEVDVVPDHHQPWGVANGGLFCTITESTASVGSLILAGKPVVGVNNNTDFLKPVAEGTVSAVATPLYKGRRTQLWEVKISQGDVLLAASTLRTMVVQ, from the coding sequence ATGAAACACTCTGAAATCTTTGAAAAGTTTGTCGCGGTATCCCAAACACGGCCGCTCAACGCCGAGGAACTTGACCTCATCAACTCTCACCCACAGGGGCTTGCCGGGCTCATCGGACTGCGCTTCACACACATCTCGGCTGATGAGATTCGCTCCGAGGTCGACGTCGTTCCAGACCACCACCAGCCGTGGGGCGTGGCGAATGGCGGGCTTTTCTGCACGATTACGGAGTCCACTGCATCTGTCGGCAGCCTCATTCTCGCGGGCAAGCCGGTTGTCGGCGTGAACAACAACACAGACTTCCTTAAACCGGTAGCCGAAGGCACCGTCAGCGCCGTCGCTACGCCGCTGTACAAGGGCCGCCGCACGCAGCTGTGGGAAGTAAAAATCAGCCAGGGCGATGTACTTCTCGCTGCTTCCACACTGCGCACCATGGTGGTGCAGTAG
- the gndA gene encoding NADP-dependent phosphogluconate dehydrogenase, with product MTQTAEKTDLAQIGVVGLAVMGSNLARNFARNGNTVAVYNRSPEKTRALISEHGDEGTFIPSETVEDFVASLERPRKAIIMVQAGAATDAVINQLTEAMDEGDIIIDGGNALFTDTIRREKEVAAKGRHFVGAGISGGEEGALNGPSIMPGGPAESWETLGPILESIAAEVDGTPCVTHIGPDGAGHFVKMVHNGIEYADMQVIGEAYQLLRYGAGMEPAEIAEVFREWNAGDLDSYLIEITAEVLAQKDPETGAPLVDVIVDAAGQKGTGRWTAINGLELGVPITGIAESVFARALSSATAQRAAAQEGQLPSGTITELNVDKAEFVEDVRRALYAAKLIAYSQGFDEIKAGSEEFGWNVDPRDLATIWRGGCIIRAKFLDRIREAYDNNADLPALILDPYFKGELENLIDPWRRVVVAATQLGLPVPVFTSSLSYYDSLRAERLPAALIQGQRDFFGAHTFKRVDRDGTFHIEWSGDRSLTEM from the coding sequence ATGACTCAAACTGCTGAAAAGACAGATCTCGCTCAGATTGGCGTTGTGGGCCTCGCTGTAATGGGCTCCAACCTCGCGCGTAACTTTGCCCGAAACGGAAATACCGTCGCGGTCTACAACCGCAGTCCGGAAAAGACCCGCGCGCTCATCAGTGAGCACGGTGATGAAGGTACCTTCATCCCGTCCGAAACTGTCGAAGATTTCGTTGCCTCCCTCGAGCGCCCCCGCAAGGCAATCATCATGGTGCAGGCTGGCGCGGCTACCGACGCCGTCATCAATCAGCTCACCGAGGCGATGGATGAGGGCGACATTATTATTGATGGCGGCAACGCCTTATTCACGGACACCATTCGCCGTGAGAAGGAGGTGGCGGCTAAGGGCCGTCACTTTGTCGGCGCGGGAATTTCCGGTGGTGAAGAAGGCGCGCTCAATGGCCCGTCCATCATGCCTGGCGGCCCAGCAGAGTCTTGGGAGACCCTGGGCCCAATCCTTGAATCGATCGCAGCAGAAGTGGACGGAACGCCATGTGTGACCCACATTGGACCGGATGGCGCGGGTCACTTTGTCAAGATGGTGCACAACGGCATCGAATACGCCGACATGCAGGTTATCGGTGAGGCATACCAGCTGCTTCGTTATGGTGCAGGCATGGAACCAGCTGAAATCGCTGAGGTTTTCCGCGAGTGGAACGCCGGCGACCTGGACTCCTACCTCATTGAGATCACCGCCGAAGTGCTGGCACAAAAGGATCCGGAGACAGGTGCCCCGCTTGTCGACGTCATCGTGGACGCCGCCGGCCAGAAGGGCACCGGCCGTTGGACCGCCATTAATGGCCTCGAGCTGGGCGTGCCGATCACTGGCATTGCGGAATCGGTGTTCGCGCGTGCGCTCTCCTCTGCCACCGCTCAGCGTGCAGCTGCCCAGGAGGGCCAGCTGCCCTCCGGAACCATTACCGAGCTCAACGTAGATAAGGCCGAGTTCGTCGAAGACGTTCGCCGTGCACTGTATGCCGCAAAGCTCATTGCCTACTCTCAGGGCTTCGATGAGATCAAGGCTGGCTCCGAGGAGTTCGGCTGGAACGTGGACCCACGTGACTTGGCTACAATCTGGCGCGGTGGTTGCATCATTCGTGCGAAGTTCCTCGACCGCATCCGTGAGGCCTACGACAACAATGCCGACCTGCCTGCCTTGATTTTGGACCCGTATTTCAAGGGCGAGCTGGAGAACCTCATCGACCCGTGGCGCCGCGTCGTCGTTGCTGCAACGCAGCTGGGCCTGCCGGTTCCGGTCTTTACCTCTTCCCTCTCCTACTACGACAGCTTGCGAGCCGAGCGCCTCCCTGCTGCTCTAATCCAGGGCCAGCGCGATTTCTTCGGCGCCCACACCTTCAAGCGTGTGGACCGGGACGGCACATTCCACATCGAATGGTCAGGTGACCGCTCCCTGACCGAAATGTAG
- a CDS encoding HNH endonuclease signature motif containing protein — protein sequence MGDIETYLRLRNSGIALVEHAPGTPDELRVLGADASDATELAGLHQVYFGPTRFSGKQRKARHAALAQKHSLGTLTLIETYTSKVKKTLDAWNLRAKLAATPAHRIPTVAAARLKELRAKRTAKPGVRITYREQGPNTLSITDDATTIANMRAVLESTNTTDLLKAANDIFFKESTGSTPAVRTQVIVTLNELDQIINGEGDEIQLNLTNGARMTGAEFLTHTFAEIGYATIVHPLDGPINTWRLERGANLNQRLSLHAEFHTCSRPGCNKPADYCQVHHLIPWQAGGFTNIKNLTFLCAYHNGINDDDPHRPTGRGYMYRLNTGVSFIPPWGAPITAMPEYQEALARLNTEKAGQPPEEPPDSS from the coding sequence ATGGGGGATATCGAAACCTACCTCCGCCTTCGCAACTCGGGGATTGCGCTGGTGGAACATGCACCTGGCACACCCGATGAGCTCCGCGTGCTCGGCGCGGATGCCTCTGATGCCACCGAGCTTGCCGGCCTACACCAGGTTTACTTCGGTCCCACCCGCTTTAGCGGCAAACAACGCAAAGCCCGCCACGCAGCACTCGCCCAGAAACACAGCCTGGGCACCCTCACACTGATTGAAACCTACACCTCCAAGGTGAAAAAGACCCTGGATGCCTGGAACCTCCGCGCAAAACTCGCCGCAACACCCGCACACCGCATCCCCACTGTGGCCGCCGCACGGCTTAAAGAACTGCGTGCTAAAAGAACCGCCAAACCAGGCGTACGCATCACCTACCGGGAACAAGGCCCCAACACGCTCTCCATTACTGACGATGCCACCACGATTGCCAACATGCGCGCCGTCTTAGAATCCACCAACACCACCGACCTACTTAAAGCCGCCAATGACATCTTCTTCAAAGAAAGCACTGGATCCACACCCGCGGTGCGTACCCAAGTCATCGTCACATTAAATGAGTTGGACCAAATCATTAACGGCGAGGGGGACGAAATCCAGCTCAACCTGACTAACGGCGCGCGCATGACAGGCGCAGAGTTTCTCACCCACACGTTTGCCGAAATAGGCTACGCCACCATCGTCCACCCTCTTGACGGCCCCATCAACACCTGGCGCCTAGAACGTGGAGCAAACCTCAACCAACGCCTTAGCCTGCACGCAGAATTCCACACCTGCTCAAGACCAGGCTGCAACAAGCCAGCCGATTACTGCCAAGTCCACCACCTCATCCCCTGGCAAGCAGGTGGCTTTACCAACATCAAGAACCTGACCTTCCTGTGTGCCTACCACAACGGTATTAACGACGATGACCCACACAGGCCTACCGGGCGCGGCTACATGTACCGACTCAACACCGGAGTCAGCTTCATCCCACCCTGGGGTGCACCGATAACCGCAATGCCGGAATACCAAGAAGCACTAGCCAGACTCAACACCGAAAAAGCAGGACAGCCACCAGAGGAACCACCCGACAGCAGCTAA
- a CDS encoding DEAD/DEAH box helicase: MSTFADLGLPRDVVRVLDKQGITTPFPIQEAAIPDTLSGKDVLGRGPTGSGKTFTFGLPMLSRLAKSGVSRPAHPRGLVLAPTRELATQIQQRLEEPAAALGLRVLAVVGGVNINNHIRSLARPVDLLVATPGRAQDLIDQGKLFFDHVAITALDEADQMADMGFLPQVRKLLKLTPPDGQRLLFSATLDGEVNKLVEQFMHEPVTHSTAPVEAAVDTMEHHLIYIGTREARNDVVLRLGARKGKTIMFMRTKHGVDRQAKKLRRVGINALPLHGDKGQGSRTKAIEGFADGSVPVLVATDIAARGIDIADVSLVVHVDPPAEHKAYLHRSGRTARGGDSGTVVTLVTDEQRDEVAKLIAKAGVKHTDLDISDRANPASSPELAQMTGARKPKGEPLGPPHQQPSKKQTSRQRAGIQGQRHRNSRRRRGNAGQR, from the coding sequence ATGAGTACTTTCGCCGATCTCGGCCTCCCCCGCGATGTTGTCCGTGTTCTAGATAAGCAGGGCATCACGACCCCCTTCCCTATCCAAGAAGCCGCGATCCCCGACACCCTCTCCGGCAAGGACGTCCTCGGCCGCGGCCCCACCGGTTCGGGGAAAACCTTTACGTTCGGTCTTCCTATGTTGTCCCGGCTGGCAAAATCTGGTGTTTCCCGCCCCGCGCACCCACGTGGGCTCGTTCTGGCACCAACACGCGAGTTGGCAACCCAGATCCAGCAGCGCCTGGAAGAACCAGCAGCTGCCCTCGGCCTGCGTGTGCTTGCGGTAGTCGGAGGCGTCAACATCAACAACCACATTCGCTCACTCGCGCGCCCGGTCGACCTGCTCGTTGCTACACCGGGGCGAGCACAGGATCTGATCGACCAGGGCAAGCTTTTCTTCGACCACGTCGCCATCACTGCCCTCGACGAGGCCGACCAGATGGCGGACATGGGATTTCTTCCCCAAGTGCGCAAACTACTTAAGCTCACCCCACCAGACGGCCAACGCCTACTCTTCTCCGCCACCCTCGACGGTGAAGTCAACAAGCTGGTCGAGCAGTTCATGCACGAGCCCGTAACTCACTCCACCGCGCCTGTCGAGGCCGCCGTGGACACGATGGAACACCACCTGATATACATCGGCACGCGTGAGGCGCGCAACGACGTCGTCCTGCGCCTAGGTGCACGCAAAGGCAAGACCATCATGTTCATGCGCACTAAGCACGGCGTCGACAGGCAGGCCAAAAAACTCCGCAGAGTCGGTATCAATGCGCTGCCCCTCCACGGCGATAAGGGCCAGGGCTCACGGACAAAGGCTATAGAGGGCTTCGCCGACGGCAGCGTTCCTGTGCTCGTCGCCACCGACATCGCCGCGCGGGGAATCGACATCGCGGACGTTTCCCTCGTCGTCCACGTTGACCCGCCCGCGGAACACAAGGCCTACCTGCACCGTTCCGGCCGCACGGCGCGCGGTGGAGATTCAGGCACCGTTGTCACGCTCGTCACTGATGAACAGCGCGACGAGGTGGCTAAACTCATCGCGAAAGCGGGGGTCAAACACACCGACCTCGACATCAGCGACCGCGCCAACCCTGCCAGCAGTCCTGAGCTTGCCCAGATGACCGGTGCACGCAAGCCAAAGGGCGAACCGCTCGGCCCACCACACCAGCAACCATCTAAGAAGCAGACATCGCGTCAGCGGGCGGGCATCCAAGGCCAGCGCCACCGTAACTCGCGCCGCCGACGGGGAAACGCAGGTCAACGATGA
- a CDS encoding 3-methyladenine DNA glycosylase has product MILQTTDWQARMRKHEESADEFLKCFRHPGSYHPVYDFLFEYYPVRPSHLRRWHPGVGITLAGDAPHSDWRYYHRTAEGIAVDTEAFLERRGGTVRYILDLLEKTTRNPTQFDCFGLHEWAMVYRTDSPRHDLPLRLGAEGTNEVVDKHRIKCTHYDAFRFFTEPARPLNLTVLSREDQPENDQAGCVHVSMDLYKWAWKLGPLVPGELFLDTFRLAVAARTLDMEASPYDCREWGFGVVPIETPEGKSEYVRRQRALADASEPLRARLVSLIRAALSATMRDH; this is encoded by the coding sequence ATGATTCTGCAGACCACAGACTGGCAAGCTCGAATGCGCAAGCATGAGGAATCAGCAGATGAGTTCCTCAAGTGCTTTCGGCACCCTGGTTCCTACCACCCTGTCTACGACTTTCTCTTCGAGTACTACCCTGTTCGCCCTTCGCATCTGCGGCGTTGGCACCCGGGGGTAGGCATCACCCTGGCAGGGGATGCTCCACACAGCGACTGGCGCTACTACCACCGCACTGCTGAGGGAATTGCGGTAGACACCGAGGCCTTCCTCGAGCGCCGCGGCGGTACCGTGCGCTATATCCTGGATTTGCTGGAAAAGACCACACGCAACCCCACCCAATTTGATTGTTTTGGGCTGCATGAATGGGCCATGGTCTACCGCACCGATTCTCCACGCCATGACCTGCCGTTGCGGTTAGGGGCGGAGGGGACGAATGAGGTCGTCGACAAGCACCGCATCAAGTGCACCCATTACGATGCCTTCCGTTTCTTTACGGAGCCCGCGCGTCCGCTCAATCTCACGGTGCTGAGCCGCGAAGACCAGCCGGAAAACGACCAAGCAGGGTGCGTCCATGTGAGCATGGATCTCTATAAGTGGGCGTGGAAATTGGGGCCTCTGGTGCCGGGTGAGTTGTTTCTTGACACCTTCCGTCTGGCCGTCGCCGCACGCACGCTCGATATGGAGGCCTCTCCCTACGATTGTCGCGAATGGGGTTTTGGTGTCGTTCCTATCGAAACGCCCGAGGGAAAGTCGGAGTACGTGCGACGCCAACGCGCGCTTGCCGACGCCTCCGAGCCACTCCGCGCGCGGCTTGTCTCCCTAATTAGAGCAGCGCTGAGCGCTACAATGAGAGACCATTGA
- a CDS encoding vWA domain-containing protein has translation MARHSDGKNNYAFAPWVIIVAVLAVLALAIGGFFLFREGDSSKSETEAADTTAATSTEEAPTSTAAKTPESATSSESEQPSSAAPSSEDKAPEDVAPNTLFLLDTSDSLAPYFDAVTQGVAEAATAVGAKGSQVALWNYSSPISATAIVGFRQNVAYGDAENVAFAVGQFGTGGVPQTRSAVVAALDNATDQTAGSGENTRVVLITTGTQQDMDDASFAEAAKNARGEGVSLSVVHIGDGEKDTELEKLADDYSTVSNPSNAQESIASAAGA, from the coding sequence ATGGCCCGGCACTCGGATGGAAAAAATAACTACGCATTTGCACCGTGGGTCATCATCGTGGCCGTCCTGGCGGTGTTGGCGCTGGCCATCGGCGGTTTCTTTCTTTTCCGAGAGGGAGATTCCTCAAAATCTGAAACAGAGGCTGCGGACACAACCGCTGCGACTTCCACTGAGGAAGCCCCCACCAGCACTGCGGCCAAGACTCCGGAATCCGCCACGTCTTCGGAATCAGAGCAGCCTTCTTCGGCCGCGCCCAGCTCGGAAGACAAGGCCCCTGAAGATGTCGCGCCAAATACGCTGTTCCTGCTCGATACATCCGACAGCCTTGCGCCGTACTTCGATGCTGTCACTCAGGGCGTGGCGGAGGCGGCAACGGCGGTCGGCGCGAAGGGAAGCCAAGTGGCTCTCTGGAACTATTCCTCCCCCATTTCCGCAACAGCCATCGTGGGCTTCCGTCAAAATGTTGCTTACGGCGACGCCGAGAACGTCGCCTTTGCCGTGGGGCAGTTCGGCACCGGCGGTGTACCACAAACACGCAGCGCCGTCGTTGCGGCACTCGATAACGCCACGGATCAAACAGCTGGTAGTGGCGAAAACACTCGCGTCGTGCTGATTACCACTGGGACCCAACAGGATATGGATGACGCAAGCTTTGCGGAGGCAGCCAAGAACGCTCGCGGTGAAGGCGTTAGTTTGAGTGTGGTCCATATCGGTGATGGCGAAAAGGACACAGAGTTGGAAAAACTCGCAGACGATTATTCCACTGTCTCGAATCCTTCCAATGCACAAGAAAGCATCGCGAGCGCCGCTGGGGCGTAA
- a CDS encoding MerR family transcriptional regulator, with the protein MPLDEIAANTYVQESLFDVGPDEELGYRVPIACQVAGITYRQLDYWARTDLVKPSIRTARGSGSQRLYSFKDVLVLKIVKRLLDTGISLQNIRLAVESLRDRGVNDLAELTLVSDGTTVYECRSNDEVIDLLAGGQGVFGIAVPGILKELSGTITSFPAERVVEEEDIDVVIGLDELAARRKRKTS; encoded by the coding sequence CTGCCGCTCGACGAGATTGCCGCCAACACCTACGTTCAGGAATCTCTCTTCGATGTAGGGCCTGATGAGGAGCTGGGCTACCGCGTTCCCATCGCGTGTCAGGTAGCTGGAATCACCTATCGCCAGCTGGACTACTGGGCGCGCACCGACTTGGTTAAGCCCTCGATCCGTACTGCCCGCGGTTCCGGTTCCCAGCGCTTGTACTCCTTTAAAGACGTGCTGGTCCTGAAGATTGTCAAGCGCCTTCTGGATACCGGAATCTCCCTCCAGAACATCCGCCTCGCCGTGGAGTCTTTGCGCGACCGTGGTGTCAACGATCTTGCTGAGCTCACCTTGGTGTCGGACGGCACCACGGTCTACGAGTGCCGGTCTAACGACGAAGTTATCGACCTGCTGGCCGGCGGCCAAGGCGTGTTCGGCATCGCTGTGCCGGGTATTCTCAAGGAACTCTCTGGTACCATTACTTCCTTCCCAGCCGAGCGTGTTGTAGAGGAAGAAGACATCGACGTTGTCATTGGCCTCGACGAGCTAGCCGCTCGCCGCAAGCGCAAGACCTCCTAA
- a CDS encoding bifunctional nuclease domain-containing protein, whose product MTTEVLKFLGIHPVGPENNLCALFYWEEADRHVPVWVSPIDGARVLQVLERHFNARPSTYELLIAFADQLDGIEHICVSEYRKGVFMVDLVDGTGEEHDARLSDALVLADHYGLPIHFEKDVLDEVAIYISDEDLKEYYDLEREAESPETFPEKRMRDFQERAAQQKTQEDDGFEQMMRDSGISEEDLLGGEEGED is encoded by the coding sequence ATGACTACTGAAGTACTGAAATTTTTAGGAATCCATCCCGTCGGACCCGAAAACAATCTGTGCGCTCTTTTCTACTGGGAAGAGGCGGACCGGCACGTGCCAGTGTGGGTCTCACCGATTGATGGGGCGCGCGTGCTGCAAGTCCTCGAGCGCCATTTCAACGCGCGGCCAAGTACCTACGAGCTGCTCATCGCCTTCGCGGACCAGCTCGATGGCATCGAGCACATCTGCGTCTCCGAGTACCGCAAAGGCGTTTTCATGGTTGATCTTGTGGACGGAACCGGCGAAGAGCATGATGCCCGTCTGTCCGATGCACTCGTCCTGGCAGACCACTATGGGCTACCCATCCATTTTGAAAAGGATGTGCTCGACGAGGTGGCCATCTACATTAGCGACGAGGACCTTAAAGAGTATTACGACCTAGAGCGCGAGGCGGAATCCCCGGAAACCTTTCCAGAGAAGCGCATGCGCGACTTTCAAGAGCGAGCTGCTCAGCAGAAAACGCAGGAAGATGATGGCTTCGAGCAGATGATGCGTGATTCTGGCATATCGGAGGAGGACTTGCTCGGAGGAGAGGAAGGGGAGGACTAA
- the ftsR gene encoding transcriptional regulator FtsR — protein sequence MSAQKSTAAAAAASSVAKKTKPAKQKPMSIGVTLKHVQKQFPDVTVSKIRFLESEGLITPERTAKGYRRYYQKDLDRLRYILTAQRDHYTPLKVIREQLDAMDSGQVTAIVSSQAEALISAEQLRAPVVTRLTDADVADQAGTTQENIAKLVSVGLIKPDPAGFFDTDDVSIVSAAVALESFGLEARQLKSLRNAARRQADMISQVATPVAHSKSDTAPQQAEELSQQMAALVLSLHGTLVKTELRDEFRP from the coding sequence GTGAGTGCGCAGAAGTCCACCGCCGCTGCCGCAGCAGCGTCTTCCGTGGCCAAGAAGACCAAGCCTGCTAAGCAGAAGCCCATGTCTATTGGCGTAACGCTGAAGCACGTTCAGAAGCAATTTCCGGACGTGACGGTGTCGAAGATTCGCTTCTTGGAGTCTGAGGGGCTGATTACTCCGGAGCGCACCGCAAAGGGCTACCGTCGCTATTACCAAAAAGACTTGGACCGCCTGCGCTACATTCTGACTGCGCAGCGTGATCACTACACGCCGCTCAAGGTCATTCGGGAACAACTGGATGCGATGGACTCGGGGCAGGTGACCGCTATTGTCTCCTCCCAGGCTGAGGCCCTTATCAGCGCTGAGCAGCTACGTGCGCCGGTAGTTACCCGGCTTACCGACGCCGACGTGGCCGACCAAGCCGGAACAACGCAGGAAAACATCGCGAAACTGGTCTCGGTGGGCCTGATCAAGCCGGATCCGGCGGGCTTCTTCGACACGGATGACGTGTCCATTGTCTCCGCGGCCGTGGCGCTGGAGTCCTTTGGGCTCGAGGCTCGGCAGTTGAAATCGCTGCGCAATGCTGCCCGACGCCAGGCGGACATGATTTCGCAGGTGGCAACGCCGGTCGCGCATTCGAAGTCTGATACCGCCCCGCAACAGGCGGAGGAACTGTCACAGCAGATGGCGGCCCTGGTTTTATCGCTCCACGGGACGTTGGTCAAGACCGAGCTTCGCGACGAATTCCGGCCTTAA
- the odhI gene encoding oxoglutarate dehydrogenase inhibitor Odhl, producing MSENTGTPEPQAETTSVFRADLLKEMENGTAAGSDASVAGAENLAEGQALLVVKRGPNAGARFLLDQPTTTAGRHPEADIFLDDVTVSRRHAEFRSKDGQFEVVDVGSLNGTYVNREPRNAQVLEVGDEIQIGKFRLVFIAPQ from the coding sequence ATGAGCGAGAATACCGGAACGCCGGAACCGCAGGCAGAGACTACTTCTGTCTTCCGCGCTGATCTTCTCAAGGAGATGGAAAACGGCACCGCGGCGGGTTCTGACGCCTCCGTTGCCGGCGCTGAGAACCTGGCAGAGGGCCAGGCGCTGCTCGTCGTAAAGCGCGGTCCCAACGCTGGCGCACGCTTCCTGCTGGATCAGCCGACCACTACCGCCGGACGCCACCCAGAAGCAGACATCTTCCTTGATGATGTCACGGTGTCCCGCCGCCATGCCGAGTTCCGCTCCAAAGACGGCCAATTTGAGGTTGTCGATGTCGGATCGCTCAACGGCACTTACGTCAACCGTGAGCCGCGCAATGCGCAGGTGCTGGAAGTAGGCGATGAAATCCAGATCGGTAAGTTCCGCCTGGTTTTTATTGCCCCTCAATAA